The stretch of DNA GAGAGGGATGCTGGCGTTGAACCGAATGGAGGTCGCGTTCGAAGGCGAATCCTCTCACGCCGGTCTCGCTCCCAATGCGGGGAGAAACGCTGTCCAGGCCTTCGTAACGGCTGCGGAGAACGTCTATGCCATCCCTCGACACAAGGAGGGCGCGACTCGAGTCAACGTCGGGCGTCTTCACTCGACTAACCCGGCCAACATCGTCGCCGACGAGGTCAGCGCAGAACTCGAGGTTCGTGGCGACACGACCGAGTTGATGGAATACATGCGCGACAGGGTAGAGCGGACACTCGAGTCGGCTGCCGAGATGCACGACTGCTCGGTCGACTACTCGCTCACCGGTGAGGCGATCCGACACGATTCCGACGAAGTGATGGTCGAACGTGTCGTGGATCTGGCATCGAAGATAGACGAAGTCACGGCCGCAACCCGATGGGCCGAGTTCGGCGGTAGCGAGGACGTCACCTATCTGATGAAAGAAGCAAGCGATAGCGGCGGGTATGCGACGCTGATCGTCATCGGAACGGACCATCCTGGCGACCACCATACGCCAACGTTCGACGTCGACGAAGAGAGTCTCGGCGTCGGTGTGTCGGTTCTCTCCGAAACTGCACTCTCGCTTTTCGACGATCCAGTCGGCTGATACGACGATTTTTATCGAAGCTACCGTTCGTCGTTCGCCAACTCGAGGGCCGCAACAGCCAGCGTGTTCGCCGCACTGTAACAGTCGTCCCAGCTGGTGTACTCGTCTTCGGTGTGGCTCTTGCCGTCTTCGCTTGTGGCAAACACCATCCCGGCGTCGCACACCTCGTGTGCGTGCGTTGCGTCGTGGACGCCGCCGCTGAATACGTCAGCCGCGTCGTACTCGAGATCCGAAGCCGCCGTTCGAACGGCGTCGACACAGCGGTCGTCGAAGTAGACTGGATCGGCGTCCGCCCGACTCTCGTGTTCGACCTCGATACCCTCGCGCTCGGCGGCTGCTTCGGCTTCCTGGATCACGCGTTCTTCGGCTTCGTGAAGGACCTCGACAGTCGGATCGCGGAACCCGTACGTAATAGTCGCTTGCTCGGGAATCACGTTGATCGAGCCCGGTTCGATCTCGACGGAGCCGACGGTGCCGACCGTTCGCTCGCCGAGTGTGGACGGGATGCGCCTGATCTGCGTGACGACGTCGGCCGCCGCGACCATCGCGTCGCTTCGGTGGTGCATCGGAGTCGCCCCGGAGTGGTTCGCCTCGCCGAAGAACGTGAACGCACCCCAGGTGAGCCCGACGATACCGGTGACGACGCCCACGTCTTTGTCGTTGGCATCGAGGTACGGTCCCTGTTCGATATGCAACTCCAGATACGAGTCGTAGTCCGTGGCCGGCTCTGCCGGCTCCGACCCCTTGTAGCCGATGCGCTCGAGTTCCTCCTCGACGGTGACGCCGTCTTCGTCGGTTGCCGCGTACTGCTCCTCGAGATCGTGAACGCCGGCCCAGACGCCGCTTCCCTGTAGCGTCGGCTGGAAGCGCGACCCCTCCTCGTTCGTCCAGTTGACGATCTCGATCGGGCGGTCGGTTTCGATATCGCGGTCGTTCAGTTCCCGGACGAACTCGAGGGCGGCGACGACGCCGAGTGCCCCGTCGTAGATACCGCCGTACGGTTGCGAATCGAGGTGTGAGCCGAGCAGGATCGGCTCGAGATCGCGAGCGCCCTCGCGCCGCCCAAACATGTTTCCGAACTCGTCGACTCGAACCGACAACTCGGCCGCTTCCATCTGATCGGAGAACCAGTCTCTCACCGCTTTGTCCTCGTCGGACAGCGCCAGCCGATGGAGTCCACCGTTCTCCGTTCCACCGATGTCAGCCTGTGTTTTCATCGTCTCGACGAACCGCTCGCGGTTCAATACGAGCGTCATGTTCGGACCTACGATTCTCCTGCCGATATAGCTACGGACGGTTCCGTCGATCGCTATCGGGCCGTGGCTCTCGGTAGTCGGGCACAATTACTCGCGTTGCTCGCGGTGACGTGCCTCGAGTTCCCGGTACCGGTCGTCGTCTCGCACTCGCTCGAGCCAGACGTCGTAGACGAGTGCGGCGTCTCGTTTGTCGCTGTCAGCCCAGTAGACCGGCTCTCGTTGCTCGCCGTTCTCGTACTTCTGCCCGCCGGGGTACCTCGCGTAACGCATCGCTCGCGTATACCCCATCTGCAGGTACTTCCTGGCCATGTCCATCCCGACGAAATCGTCGTCCTCTCTGTATCGCTTGAACTGCCGATAGATCGCCTCTCCGCTTTCGTCGGCCGTTTCGCGGTCGGCGTACCCCCACAGCGACAGGAGTTCGGACTTGTAGGGCTGGACCTTGAATACGCCTTCCTCGCCACGACCGATCTCGTACCGTTCCGGATGGGCGCGATAGTCCACGTCGTGAGCGACGTCGTCGCGGACGTGTGGCGGTGCGTTCTCGTCCTGCGGAGAGTCGCTGGTCACGGGTGCGTTTCGACCGGGAACGCCTTCGAGGTGTCGCCGGCGCCCCTCTCGGCAGTCAGGCATTCGTCTGGACGAGACCGCTGAATCCCTTCAGGGTCCTACCTCTGCAGGAAGTCGCGCCGCGTTCGTCGCGAGTTGCTTCGATCGGCGAATCTTCTCGGACGTAGCCGTGAGCCGTCGCTACTCGAGTGTCGGGGTACGGATACCAGTGGCCGCGAAAAACGGCTACCGATCGTCGTCCGTTCCTCGTTTCCAGATGTCTGGCGATTCTCCGTTGGGTGGCGTGTGCGAGATCTCTTTCATCGTCTGTGTCATGGTACTA from Natronobacterium texcoconense encodes:
- a CDS encoding Zn-dependent hydrolase, with translation MTLVLNRERFVETMKTQADIGGTENGGLHRLALSDEDKAVRDWFSDQMEAAELSVRVDEFGNMFGRREGARDLEPILLGSHLDSQPYGGIYDGALGVVAALEFVRELNDRDIETDRPIEIVNWTNEEGSRFQPTLQGSGVWAGVHDLEEQYAATDEDGVTVEEELERIGYKGSEPAEPATDYDSYLELHIEQGPYLDANDKDVGVVTGIVGLTWGAFTFFGEANHSGATPMHHRSDAMVAAADVVTQIRRIPSTLGERTVGTVGSVEIEPGSINVIPEQATITYGFRDPTVEVLHEAEERVIQEAEAAAEREGIEVEHESRADADPVYFDDRCVDAVRTAASDLEYDAADVFSGGVHDATHAHEVCDAGMVFATSEDGKSHTEDEYTSWDDCYSAANTLAVAALELANDER
- a CDS encoding DUF4385 family protein, producing the protein MPDCREGRRRHLEGVPGRNAPVTSDSPQDENAPPHVRDDVAHDVDYRAHPERYEIGRGEEGVFKVQPYKSELLSLWGYADRETADESGEAIYRQFKRYREDDDFVGMDMARKYLQMGYTRAMRYARYPGGQKYENGEQREPVYWADSDKRDAALVYDVWLERVRDDDRYRELEARHREQRE